The Paracoccus sp. MC1862 genome includes a window with the following:
- the gfa gene encoding S-(hydroxymethyl)glutathione synthase: MADTSGIRIHPAVDDGIKASHQDFAGDELTCRCSSNPVRVRVGGQTAHNHVCGCTKCWKPEGALFSMVAVVGRDAIEVVENGDKLQIVNKEAPIQRYACRDCGTHLYGRIENTEHPFYGLDFVHTELSDKEGWAAPEFAAFVSSIIEAGVNPERMPAVRARLRELGLEPYDALSPPLMDAIATHVAKKSGKFNTLNV; this comes from the coding sequence ATGGCAGACACCTCGGGAATCAGGATCCACCCCGCTGTCGATGACGGCATCAAGGCTTCGCATCAGGACTTCGCGGGGGACGAGCTTACCTGCAGATGCAGCTCGAACCCCGTCCGCGTCCGCGTGGGCGGGCAGACGGCGCATAACCATGTCTGCGGCTGCACCAAGTGCTGGAAGCCCGAGGGTGCGCTTTTCAGCATGGTCGCCGTAGTGGGACGCGACGCCATCGAAGTCGTCGAGAACGGCGACAAGCTGCAGATCGTCAACAAGGAAGCTCCGATCCAGCGCTATGCCTGCCGCGACTGCGGCACTCACCTGTATGGCCGCATCGAGAACACCGAGCATCCCTTCTACGGGCTCGACTTCGTGCATACCGAGCTGTCGGACAAGGAGGGCTGGGCCGCGCCGGAATTCGCGGCTTTCGTGTCCTCGATCATCGAAGCCGGTGTGAACCCCGAGCGGATGCCGGCGGTCCGTGCCCGGCTGCGGGAACTCGGCCTTGAACCCTATGACGCGCTGTCGCCGCCGCTGATGGATGCGATCGCGACGCATGTCGCAAAGAAATCTGGCAAGTTCAACACGTTGAACGTGTGA
- a CDS encoding nucleotide exchange factor GrpE — translation MDGEDPRIAALTSERDELRDRFMRALADAENARKRAEKDRREAENYGGSRLARDLLPVYDALTRAIDAADRSVAPELVEGVELTLRELQNVFSRHGIQIIAPVIGDRFDPLLHEAMFEAPVSGTKAGDIIQVMVNGFMLHDRLLRAAQVGVSSQPAVN, via the coding sequence ATGGACGGCGAAGACCCGCGCATCGCAGCCTTGACGTCCGAGCGAGACGAGCTGCGCGATCGTTTCATGCGCGCCCTTGCCGATGCCGAGAATGCCCGCAAGCGCGCCGAAAAGGACCGCCGAGAGGCCGAGAACTACGGCGGCTCCAGGCTCGCGCGCGACCTTCTTCCGGTTTACGACGCGCTGACCCGCGCCATCGATGCGGCCGACCGCAGCGTCGCGCCCGAACTTGTCGAAGGCGTCGAACTGACCCTGCGCGAATTGCAGAACGTCTTTTCCCGCCACGGCATCCAGATCATCGCCCCGGTCATCGGCGACCGCTTCGACCCGCTTCTGCACGAGGCGATGTTCGAGGCGCCCGTTTCCGGCACAAAGGCGGGGGACATCATCCAGGTCATGGTCAACGGCTTCATGCTGCATGATCGCCTGTTGCGGGCGGCCCAAGTCGGCGTCTCGTCGCAGCCTGCTGTCAACTGA
- the hrcA gene encoding heat-inducible transcriptional repressor HrcA, which yields MPQPPDLFADLNDRSREVFRRVVEAYLETGEPVGSRTLTRGMPVSAATIRNVMQDLEYMGLLESPHVSAGRFPTQRGLRLFVDGLMEVGPIGPEDRSRIAEIMGDVPSETGAMLDRVSTALSTITRGASVVLMPKQEEAALKHIEFVSIGPDRALVILVFADGRVENRLFTPPQGQTPSSLREAGNFLSARGEGHTLAELRRDMALHLSRARQELDTLAAQLVETGLASWDADAPDPRLIVRGRANLLDHEAADLDRIRSLFDDLERKRDIARFLELAEEGQGVRIFIGSENELFSLSGSSLVVSSYMNADRKIVGAVGVIGPTRLNYGRIVPIVDYTAQLVGKVLSDRKG from the coding sequence ATGCCCCAGCCTCCCGATCTCTTCGCCGATCTGAACGACCGCTCGCGCGAGGTTTTCCGCAGGGTGGTCGAAGCCTATCTTGAAACCGGAGAGCCGGTAGGATCGCGCACGCTGACCCGCGGGATGCCGGTTTCCGCCGCCACGATCCGCAACGTCATGCAGGATCTGGAATACATGGGCCTGCTGGAAAGCCCCCATGTCTCGGCCGGCCGCTTCCCCACCCAGCGTGGCCTGCGCCTTTTCGTCGACGGCCTCATGGAGGTTGGCCCTATCGGTCCCGAGGACCGTTCCCGCATTGCCGAGATCATGGGCGACGTCCCCTCCGAGACCGGGGCGATGCTCGACCGCGTCTCCACGGCGCTGTCCACCATCACCCGGGGCGCGTCCGTCGTGCTGATGCCGAAGCAGGAGGAAGCGGCCCTCAAGCATATCGAGTTCGTCAGCATCGGACCGGACCGTGCCCTGGTGATCCTCGTCTTCGCAGATGGACGGGTGGAAAACAGGCTGTTCACCCCCCCGCAGGGGCAGACGCCCAGTTCGCTGCGCGAGGCGGGAAACTTCCTTTCGGCCCGGGGCGAGGGGCATACGCTGGCCGAGTTGCGCCGGGACATGGCCCTGCATCTTTCCCGCGCCCGTCAGGAACTCGACACCCTGGCAGCCCAGCTTGTCGAGACCGGGCTGGCCTCTTGGGATGCCGATGCGCCGGACCCGAGGCTGATCGTCCGGGGCCGCGCCAACCTGCTGGATCACGAGGCGGCCGACCTTGACCGCATCCGCAGCCTTTTCGACGACCTGGAACGCAAGCGCGACATCGCCCGTTTCCTTGAACTGGCGGAAGAGGGGCAGGGCGTGCGGATCTTCATCGGCTCTGAAAACGAGCTTTTCTCACTTTCGGGTTCCTCTCTCGTCGTTTCGTCCTATATGAACGCTGACCGCAAGATCGTGGGCGCGGTGGGCGTGATCGGGCCGACGCGCCTGAATTACGGCCGGATCGTCCCGATCGTCGATTACACGGCCCAGCTTGTCGGCAAGGTCCTGTCCGACCGCAAAGGATGA
- the rph gene encoding ribonuclease PH encodes MRPSGRKLAELRPISIETGVMTHAEGSCLIRMGGTHVLCSASIEEKPPAFLRGTGQGWVTAEYGMLPRATHSRNRREAAAGKQSGRTQEIQRLIGRALRAGVDRLALGERQIVIDCDVIQADGGTRCAAITGGWVALRLAVNRLLDAKLIASDPILDHVAGVSCGIYAGQPVLDLDYAEDSEAGTDGNFVLTGGMRLIEVQMSAEGSAFSRDQMITLLDLSEKGVAELVAAQKAAVS; translated from the coding sequence ATGCGACCCTCTGGCCGGAAGTTAGCGGAACTGCGCCCGATTTCAATCGAAACCGGGGTGATGACCCATGCCGAGGGGTCCTGCCTGATCCGCATGGGGGGCACGCATGTGCTGTGCTCGGCCTCGATCGAGGAAAAGCCGCCGGCATTCCTGCGCGGAACCGGTCAGGGCTGGGTGACGGCGGAATACGGGATGCTGCCGCGGGCGACCCACAGCCGCAATCGCCGTGAGGCTGCGGCAGGAAAGCAATCCGGCCGCACGCAGGAAATCCAGCGCCTGATCGGGCGGGCGTTGCGGGCCGGGGTGGACCGGCTTGCCCTGGGAGAGCGGCAGATCGTGATCGACTGCGACGTGATCCAGGCCGACGGCGGAACCCGCTGCGCGGCTATCACCGGCGGCTGGGTGGCGTTGCGGCTGGCGGTGAACCGGCTGCTGGATGCGAAGCTGATTGCCAGCGACCCCATCCTGGACCATGTCGCGGGGGTGAGCTGCGGCATCTATGCAGGCCAGCCGGTACTGGACCTGGATTATGCGGAAGACAGCGAGGCCGGCACGGACGGGAACTTCGTGCTGACCGGAGGAATGCGCCTGATCGAGGTGCAGATGTCGGCGGAAGGCTCGGCCTTTTCCCGCGATCAGATGATCACGCTGCTCGATCTGTCCGAGAAGGGGGTGGCCGAACTGGTCGCGGCGCAGAAGGCGGCCGTATCGTGA
- the rdgB gene encoding RdgB/HAM1 family non-canonical purine NTP pyrophosphatase, which produces MRRFLERKLLVATHNPGKLEEMRALFAPQGIEVVGASGMGLDEPEETETNFVGNARIKARAAMSATGLPVLADDSGITVDGLDGAPGVHTADWAATPNGRDFMQAMQRTWNELEARGVPEPRTAQFRATLLMLWPDGHEEVFEGIAPGRLVWPPRGQLGHGYDPIFVPEGHDRTYAEMTADEKNAISHRAVAFRKLKAMLEA; this is translated from the coding sequence GTGAGACGGTTTCTGGAAAGGAAGCTGCTGGTCGCGACCCATAACCCCGGCAAGCTGGAGGAGATGCGGGCGCTTTTCGCGCCGCAGGGGATCGAGGTTGTTGGGGCCTCCGGTATGGGCCTGGATGAACCTGAGGAAACGGAAACGAACTTTGTCGGGAATGCGCGCATCAAGGCGCGGGCGGCAATGTCTGCCACCGGGCTGCCGGTGCTGGCCGATGACAGCGGGATCACCGTGGACGGGCTTGACGGCGCGCCGGGGGTGCATACCGCCGACTGGGCAGCAACACCGAACGGGCGCGATTTCATGCAGGCCATGCAGCGGACATGGAACGAGCTTGAGGCTCGCGGCGTGCCGGAGCCCCGGACCGCCCAGTTCCGGGCGACATTGCTGATGCTGTGGCCGGATGGGCATGAGGAGGTGTTCGAGGGCATTGCGCCGGGGCGCTTGGTCTGGCCGCCGCGCGGGCAGTTGGGGCATGGCTATGACCCGATATTCGTGCCAGAGGGTCACGATAGGACCTATGCCGAGATGACGGCAGACGAGAAGAATGCGATCAGCCACCGGGCGGTAGCATTCCGCAAGCTCAAGGCGATGCTGGAGGCGTGA
- the hemW gene encoding radical SAM family heme chaperone HemW, with translation MNESAEQDWLNGGFGLYVHWPFCASKCPYCDFNSHVAAVIDQRRWLEAYRLEIARVAEETKGRVLRSIFFGGGTPSLMQPEVVGAVIDAARAGWGFANDIEITLEANPGSVERGRFQGYAEAGVNRLSMGLQALNDADLRRLGRLHSVSEARAAFEVARACFPRVSFDLIYARQAQTRAAWRAELREALEMAVDHLSLYQLTIEDGTAFGARAAAGGLKGLPDDDLAADMYLDTQEICLSNGFPAYEVSNHAQEGAESRHNLVYWRQGDWAGIGPGAHGRLTLNGCRWATEAPRAPGAWLEAVRKGAGEVPRVPVPRNEQATEYLLMSMRLAEGLDLVRYARLAGKPLSDNVIAELVELELIDLAPGRLQVTTKGRPVLNAILRALA, from the coding sequence GTGAACGAGTCTGCAGAGCAGGATTGGCTGAATGGCGGCTTCGGGCTTTATGTCCACTGGCCCTTCTGCGCGTCCAAATGCCCTTACTGCGATTTCAACAGTCATGTTGCGGCGGTGATTGACCAGCGCAGGTGGCTGGAAGCCTACCGCTTGGAAATCGCCCGGGTTGCGGAGGAAACAAAGGGCCGCGTTCTCCGCAGCATCTTCTTTGGCGGAGGCACGCCGTCGCTGATGCAGCCGGAGGTGGTCGGCGCTGTGATCGATGCAGCTCGGGCGGGCTGGGGTTTTGCCAATGACATCGAGATCACCCTTGAGGCCAATCCGGGCAGTGTCGAACGCGGCCGCTTTCAGGGCTATGCAGAGGCTGGCGTCAATCGCCTGTCCATGGGCCTGCAGGCGTTGAATGACGCCGACCTGCGGCGGCTTGGGCGATTGCACAGTGTTTCCGAAGCACGCGCCGCCTTCGAGGTTGCACGGGCCTGCTTCCCTCGGGTGAGTTTCGACCTGATCTATGCGCGGCAGGCTCAGACCCGGGCAGCATGGAGGGCCGAGTTGCGAGAAGCGCTGGAGATGGCGGTGGATCATCTGTCGCTTTATCAACTGACGATCGAGGACGGTACTGCCTTTGGTGCCCGCGCGGCGGCGGGTGGCTTGAAGGGGCTTCCCGATGATGACCTCGCAGCAGATATGTATCTGGATACACAGGAAATCTGCCTGTCCAACGGGTTTCCGGCCTATGAAGTGTCGAACCATGCGCAGGAAGGGGCCGAGAGCCGGCACAATCTGGTTTACTGGCGGCAGGGCGATTGGGCCGGTATCGGACCCGGGGCGCATGGACGGCTGACGTTGAATGGCTGTCGTTGGGCGACCGAGGCCCCCCGCGCGCCCGGCGCTTGGCTTGAAGCTGTCCGCAAAGGTGCCGGAGAAGTTCCACGCGTGCCAGTGCCGCGGAACGAACAGGCAACGGAATACTTGCTGATGTCGATGCGACTGGCGGAAGGTCTGGATCTGGTCCGCTATGCGCGTCTTGCTGGAAAACCCCTTTCAGACAATGTCATCGCAGAACTGGTCGAACTGGAATTGATCGACCTGGCACCCGGTCGATTGCAGGTGACAACAAAAGGTCGCCCGGTATTGAATGCGATCCTGCGGGCACTCGCCTGA
- a CDS encoding ParB/RepB/Spo0J family partition protein, producing the protein MADPKPRKGGLGRGLSALMADVELSPGTQSRSTLNVPVEQLIPNPDQPRRQFDPEALAELAASLRNRGVLQPLIVRPHPSEPDLYQIVAGERRWRAAQIAQLHELPVLVRELDDTEVLEVALIENIQRANLNPIEEAASFRQLMDRFGHTQERLAEALDKSRSHISNLLRLLNLPDQVQGFVRDGKISAGHARALITAPDPIAMARKVIDRNLSVRETEALARQVAERPAPVPKQEKDNKDSDTRALEADLSAHLKMRVRIDHAGQDGGRVTVTYHDLEQLDRLCQLLGAGA; encoded by the coding sequence ATGGCTGATCCAAAACCCCGTAAGGGAGGCCTTGGACGAGGCCTGTCCGCGCTCATGGCCGATGTCGAACTGTCGCCGGGAACCCAGTCGCGCAGCACCCTGAATGTTCCTGTCGAACAGCTCATCCCGAACCCGGACCAGCCACGCCGTCAGTTTGACCCCGAAGCACTGGCTGAACTCGCGGCCTCCCTGCGCAATCGCGGCGTGCTGCAGCCTCTGATCGTCCGTCCTCACCCGAGTGAACCGGATCTCTACCAGATCGTTGCCGGAGAACGCCGGTGGCGTGCGGCCCAGATTGCCCAGTTGCATGAACTTCCGGTTCTTGTCCGTGAGCTGGATGATACGGAAGTCCTGGAAGTGGCCCTTATCGAAAACATTCAGCGTGCCAACCTCAATCCGATCGAAGAGGCGGCTTCCTTCCGCCAACTCATGGATCGGTTTGGCCATACTCAGGAAAGGCTCGCGGAAGCCTTGGACAAGAGCCGCAGCCATATCTCCAACCTGCTGCGGCTGCTGAATCTGCCCGATCAGGTTCAAGGCTTTGTGCGGGATGGAAAAATCAGCGCAGGCCATGCGCGGGCGCTTATCACCGCGCCAGATCCCATCGCCATGGCGCGAAAGGTGATCGACCGCAACCTTTCCGTGCGAGAGACAGAGGCCCTCGCCCGCCAAGTGGCGGAACGTCCCGCACCTGTTCCGAAGCAGGAGAAAGACAACAAGGATTCGGATACCCGTGCCTTGGAAGCAGATCTCTCGGCCCATCTCAAGATGCGCGTCCGGATCGACCATGCCGGTCAAGACGGTGGACGGGTGACGGTGACATACCACGATCTGGAACAGTTGGATCGTCTGTGCCAACTCTTGGGCGCTGGTGCCTGA
- a CDS encoding ParA family protein yields the protein MFDRTIIAITNQKGGVGKTTTAINLGAALAEIGVDVTIIDLDPQGNASTGLGVDPDKRETTSYDLLTGEVEWMNARHPTGLSNLTIVPATPDLASAELDIASRARRTHLLADALQQATGTVLIDCPPALGLLTLNAMVAADSVIVPLQAEFYALEGLSQLLLTIREVRSSANPHLRIEGVLLTMADSRNNLSQHVEADARKTLGSLVFRTVVPRNVRVSESPSHALPVIHYDPSSKGSAAYRALANELIDRNRDQGKAAHG from the coding sequence ATGTTTGACCGCACCATCATCGCCATCACCAACCAGAAGGGCGGAGTCGGAAAGACGACCACAGCCATCAACCTTGGCGCTGCTCTGGCTGAAATCGGCGTGGATGTCACCATCATCGACCTTGATCCCCAAGGAAATGCCTCCACCGGCTTGGGTGTTGATCCCGACAAACGTGAGACCACCAGCTACGATCTGCTGACCGGAGAGGTCGAGTGGATGAACGCACGTCATCCGACCGGCTTGTCGAACCTGACCATCGTTCCGGCCACGCCCGACCTTGCATCGGCCGAACTTGACATTGCCTCGCGGGCGCGCCGGACGCATCTTCTTGCCGATGCGTTGCAGCAGGCGACCGGCACCGTGCTGATCGACTGTCCCCCGGCCCTTGGCCTGCTTACCCTTAACGCGATGGTTGCTGCGGACAGCGTGATCGTGCCTCTTCAAGCTGAGTTCTATGCCTTGGAAGGACTTTCGCAACTTCTACTGACAATTCGGGAAGTCAGAAGCTCTGCCAATCCACACCTGCGGATCGAGGGTGTTCTTCTGACCATGGCGGATTCACGGAACAACCTGTCGCAGCATGTCGAGGCAGATGCCCGCAAGACATTGGGTTCGCTTGTTTTCAGAACAGTGGTGCCCAGGAACGTCCGGGTTTCAGAGTCACCATCTCATGCTCTGCCAGTGATTCACTATGACCCATCTTCCAAGGGCAGCGCTGCTTATCGCGCCTTGGCAAATGAACTGATCGACCGGAATCGGGATCAGGGAAAGGCAGCACATGGCTGA
- the rsmG gene encoding 16S rRNA (guanine(527)-N(7))-methyltransferase RsmG: MNASREAKLEQYAALIRRWNPNINLVARSSVDDLETRHIQDSLQLNDLAPSTQGSWLDIGSGGGLPGLILAICRPQNPFRLVDSDNRKVAFLQTVIRELSLSNCTAEAARIENLAPAQALIVSARALAPLNRLMPYLDRHLAPEGTAWLMKGRSWQTELDPARNSWRFELQVHPSNTEDGAAILQIWNVQHV, encoded by the coding sequence ATGAATGCTTCACGTGAAGCGAAGCTGGAGCAGTATGCAGCACTGATCAGAAGATGGAACCCAAACATCAATCTCGTGGCACGGTCTTCCGTCGATGATCTTGAAACGCGCCACATCCAGGACAGTCTTCAACTGAACGATCTCGCACCGTCCACTCAAGGCTCATGGCTGGATATCGGCAGCGGCGGGGGATTGCCGGGCCTGATATTGGCCATTTGCCGCCCTCAGAACCCTTTCCGGCTTGTGGACTCGGATAACCGCAAGGTTGCTTTTCTGCAGACCGTTATCCGCGAGTTATCGCTTTCGAATTGCACGGCCGAGGCAGCGCGCATTGAAAACCTAGCTCCCGCGCAGGCTCTCATCGTTAGCGCGCGTGCGCTTGCACCTCTCAACCGCCTCATGCCATATCTCGACAGGCATCTGGCGCCAGAAGGAACCGCTTGGCTCATGAAGGGTCGCAGTTGGCAAACCGAACTTGATCCCGCGCGAAACTCTTGGCGCTTCGAGTTGCAGGTCCATCCAAGCAATACAGAGGACGGCGCGGCCATCCTGCAGATCTGGAATGTTCAGCATGTTTGA